In Desulfomonile tiedjei DSM 6799, a genomic segment contains:
- a CDS encoding PTS sugar transporter subunit IIA: MRILDFLTPSGIISSLTATSKEGVLAELVEPIANAYPGINKVHLIDTLIGRENLGSTGIGGGVAIPHGKLDGLEHLVASFGKSSKGVDFNSMDNRPAFLFFLLIAPRNSAGEHLKALARISRLFKDPLLKTALQHAHTADEIYRILEEFDLRVP; encoded by the coding sequence ATGAGGATTCTCGATTTTCTCACCCCAAGCGGAATCATTTCTTCTTTGACAGCTACGTCCAAAGAAGGAGTACTGGCCGAACTGGTCGAACCCATCGCAAATGCCTATCCAGGCATAAATAAAGTGCATTTGATCGACACTCTCATAGGACGCGAAAACCTCGGGAGTACTGGAATCGGCGGAGGTGTGGCCATTCCCCACGGCAAACTGGATGGTTTGGAACATCTTGTAGCCAGCTTCGGAAAAAGCAGCAAAGGGGTCGACTTCAATTCAATGGATAATCGTCCTGCGTTCCTGTTTTTTCTGCTGATCGCTCCCAGGAATTCTGCTGGCGAACATTTGAAAGCATTGGCCCGGATTTCCAGGTTGTTTAAGGACCCTTTACTCAAGACTGCATTACAGCATGCACATACTGCGGACGAAATCTATCGAATACTCGAGGAGTTCGACTTGAGGGTCCCTTAA
- a CDS encoding adenylate/guanylate cyclase domain-containing protein: MIREQYETNPAPWKKHALHCIVFALGVALIFNILGALITFFYFAFVQAGLQSARNIPETEAKFIYFVLRASAIFVVVNALGIYTFRPMIKRLRRKSYTLSVETVGNLLSLPAYMAGFSLVGWAAAAIVFGVVPIFLNEFSGGPWHRATHSLLGITLVGGPFTVISVYLVLERIMPALVQRFFPLDMFVGVPRSFRISVLLKMIAVLLLIGLVPVSVVSFLTLQQIHLVQNGSIDFEDFLARMPFTIGFLLFFAVASGTALSILIAHTVSLPLRQAGTTMERIREGDLNVTIPVLSNDEIGLMLAGLNRMVEGLRERDTIRETFGMYLSPDVVTRLLRSPESVNLGGQLKEITILVADLRGFTACTANLKPELVLKLVNMYLEKMVEIILKHGGIIDEFTGDGILAFFGAPKYLPDSQMAALRCAVEMQEQMPEFNREISEALPEIGSRELTMGIAVNSGELVVGNIGSEKRKKYGAVGVPINIAFRVEKLTPGNQILITEPVYEKVREIVQTETIENVCLKGIDTAVTLYRILKLD; the protein is encoded by the coding sequence ATGATACGTGAACAGTATGAAACTAACCCTGCACCGTGGAAGAAACACGCACTCCACTGCATCGTTTTTGCTTTGGGAGTAGCCCTGATCTTCAACATTCTTGGTGCTCTCATAACGTTCTTCTATTTTGCATTTGTTCAAGCAGGTCTGCAATCTGCCCGTAATATCCCGGAAACAGAAGCAAAGTTCATCTATTTTGTTTTGAGGGCCAGTGCAATTTTTGTGGTAGTCAATGCCCTGGGAATCTACACGTTCAGGCCCATGATCAAGCGGCTCAGGCGAAAATCATATACTCTTTCCGTTGAGACTGTCGGCAATCTACTCAGTTTACCGGCTTATATGGCGGGATTCAGTCTGGTAGGGTGGGCTGCGGCAGCAATAGTATTCGGGGTTGTTCCCATATTTTTGAACGAATTCAGTGGAGGTCCTTGGCATCGGGCCACGCACTCGTTATTGGGAATCACTCTTGTGGGCGGCCCGTTTACAGTCATTTCGGTATATCTTGTGCTGGAACGCATTATGCCGGCCCTGGTACAGCGCTTCTTTCCCCTTGACATGTTCGTCGGAGTGCCGCGTTCGTTCAGGATCAGCGTTTTGCTTAAGATGATCGCAGTGCTGCTCTTGATAGGTCTGGTTCCTGTATCGGTTGTCAGCTTTTTGACGCTGCAACAGATCCATTTGGTCCAGAACGGAAGCATAGACTTCGAAGATTTTCTGGCGCGCATGCCGTTCACCATCGGATTCTTGCTTTTTTTTGCAGTAGCGTCGGGCACGGCATTGTCTATTCTCATTGCACATACCGTGTCACTGCCTTTGCGGCAAGCGGGAACGACGATGGAGCGCATACGAGAAGGTGATCTGAATGTGACGATTCCCGTTCTCTCGAACGACGAAATCGGTCTGATGTTGGCTGGTTTGAATCGTATGGTCGAAGGCCTGCGGGAACGGGATACGATCCGTGAGACCTTCGGTATGTACTTGAGTCCGGATGTGGTTACCCGCCTCCTGCGGTCGCCCGAAAGTGTCAATCTTGGAGGTCAGTTAAAAGAAATCACCATTCTCGTTGCAGATCTTCGCGGCTTTACTGCATGCACCGCGAACTTGAAACCTGAGCTGGTGTTGAAGCTCGTCAACATGTACTTGGAGAAAATGGTGGAAATTATTCTAAAGCATGGCGGAATAATTGATGAATTTACAGGTGATGGCATCTTGGCGTTTTTTGGTGCACCAAAGTACCTGCCCGACTCCCAAATGGCCGCTCTCCGTTGCGCAGTGGAAATGCAGGAGCAAATGCCTGAATTTAACAGAGAAATATCTGAAGCCCTTCCCGAGATTGGTTCCAGAGAGTTAACCATGGGAATAGCCGTGAACTCCGGCGAACTGGTGGTCGGCAATATCGGTTCTGAGAAGAGAAAAAAATACGGCGCGGTCGGTGTACCGATCAACATCGCCTTTCGCGTGGAAAAGCTCACTCCGGGAAACCAGATACTAATCACAGAGCCGGTGTACGAGAAAGTGCGAGAAATTGTTCAGACTGAGACTATTGAGAATGTTTGTCTCAAGGGTATCGACACTGCCGTTACTCTCTACAGGATCCTGAAATTAGACTGA
- the lptB gene encoding LPS export ABC transporter ATP-binding protein, whose amino-acid sequence MRELRARGLVKEYSGRRVVDGVSLKINSGQVVGLLGPNGAGKTTTFYMITGLVRPDSGEVYLDDQDMSQLPVYLRARLGINYLPQETSVFRKLSVADNILAILEMVESDKTRREERLNDLLEELDIAHLRNQRAESLSGGQKRRLEITRALVTQPDFILLDEPFAGLDPIVVLEIQKIIRKLREQGIGIVITDHNTRETLGVCDKIYLLDRGRILEEGDPKTIASSERAREVYLGKQFSM is encoded by the coding sequence GTGCGAGAACTCAGAGCACGAGGTCTTGTCAAAGAGTATAGCGGACGTCGTGTGGTGGACGGCGTAAGTCTGAAGATCAACTCGGGTCAGGTTGTGGGACTTCTAGGGCCGAATGGCGCCGGAAAAACTACGACTTTCTACATGATCACGGGATTGGTAAGACCGGACAGCGGTGAGGTCTATCTCGACGATCAGGACATGTCCCAGTTGCCGGTATATCTCAGAGCAAGATTGGGAATCAACTACCTTCCCCAGGAAACTTCCGTTTTTCGCAAACTTTCCGTAGCAGATAACATCTTGGCCATTCTGGAAATGGTGGAATCGGACAAGACTCGACGAGAAGAGCGCCTCAACGATTTGCTGGAGGAACTCGACATTGCTCATCTGAGAAACCAGAGAGCAGAAAGCTTATCCGGAGGCCAGAAGAGGCGTCTCGAGATCACCAGGGCTCTGGTCACACAACCCGATTTTATTCTTCTGGACGAGCCTTTTGCAGGTCTCGACCCCATTGTGGTCTTGGAAATTCAGAAAATCATCCGTAAACTAAGGGAACAGGGTATAGGAATCGTCATCACGGATCATAATACTAGAGAGACATTAGGAGTATGTGATAAAATATATCTCCTGGATAGAGGCCGTATTTTGGAAGAGGGAGATCCGAAAACCATAGCTTCAAGCGAGCGGGCCCGGGAAGTATATCTCGGTAAGCAATTCAGTATGTAA
- the rpoN gene encoding RNA polymerase factor sigma-54 yields the protein MALEIKQQLRQTQQLVMTPQLQQAIKLLQYNHLEIVEALEQELKENPLLEISSADDPVTPQEADQDSKHDLNQLEEMNKEERPDADMFDIDWENYLESYGADYAPSQKDFSERPPLENMVTYRENLFQNLIRQLQLSGIEGTDRRIAFEIIGNINEDGYLESPLEDLAEELNVPFEDVLRVLMLVQAFDPPGIAARDLQECLLNQAYVLDPPDRLAVRILEDAFEQFQQGKLDLVARKLKVTVEEVKNSAQTIVSLEPKPGRPYSNSEPIYVVPDIFIMKTGNDYTIVLNDDGLPKLKVSSFYQKELHSNGGGRAKDYIQEKMRGALWLIKSIHQRQRTIYRVTQSIVKFQRDFFDKGIDYLRPLILKDIADDVEMHESTISRVTTNKYVHTPRGIYELKYFFNSGIRHGSEVIASEAVKNQILRIVKSENPKRPASDKQIVEELARFQIQTARRTVAKYREILGIPPSSKRKKKY from the coding sequence ATGGCACTCGAAATCAAACAACAGTTGCGTCAGACTCAGCAATTGGTCATGACGCCTCAGCTTCAGCAGGCAATCAAGCTGCTCCAGTACAATCATCTGGAGATAGTCGAAGCTCTGGAACAGGAACTGAAGGAAAACCCCCTCCTGGAGATTTCTTCTGCGGATGATCCGGTTACACCGCAAGAAGCCGATCAAGACAGCAAACACGATCTAAACCAACTGGAGGAAATGAACAAAGAAGAGCGCCCTGATGCCGATATGTTCGACATTGACTGGGAGAATTATCTGGAAAGCTACGGAGCTGACTATGCTCCGTCGCAGAAAGATTTTTCCGAACGGCCGCCTCTGGAGAACATGGTTACGTACAGGGAAAATCTTTTCCAAAACCTGATTCGGCAGCTTCAACTGAGCGGTATCGAAGGAACGGATCGGCGCATTGCTTTCGAGATAATCGGGAATATCAATGAAGACGGATATCTTGAAAGCCCTTTGGAAGATCTGGCAGAAGAGCTGAATGTGCCTTTTGAGGACGTCTTGCGGGTTCTCATGCTCGTGCAGGCGTTCGATCCGCCGGGAATTGCTGCTCGGGATCTGCAGGAATGTCTGCTCAACCAGGCCTATGTATTGGACCCTCCGGACCGCTTGGCCGTTCGAATCCTCGAAGATGCTTTCGAACAGTTCCAACAAGGAAAACTCGATCTCGTAGCCAGAAAACTGAAAGTTACTGTAGAAGAGGTCAAGAATTCAGCTCAAACCATCGTGAGCCTGGAGCCCAAGCCAGGCAGGCCATATTCAAATTCGGAACCCATTTACGTCGTGCCCGACATCTTTATCATGAAGACGGGAAACGACTATACAATTGTCCTCAATGACGATGGTTTGCCGAAGCTGAAAGTAAGCTCCTTTTATCAAAAGGAACTTCATTCCAACGGCGGAGGACGTGCCAAAGACTACATACAGGAGAAGATGCGAGGTGCTTTGTGGCTCATAAAGAGCATTCATCAGCGCCAGCGAACGATCTACAGAGTGACGCAATCCATAGTGAAATTCCAGCGGGATTTCTTCGATAAAGGTATAGACTACCTGAGACCTCTCATTCTTAAAGACATAGCTGACGATGTGGAAATGCACGAGTCCACCATCAGCCGTGTCACCACAAACAAGTACGTTCATACCCCACGAGGAATTTATGAGCTGAAATATTTCTTCAATTCAGGAATACGTCATGGCAGCGAAGTGATTGCCTCGGAAGCAGTCAAGAATCAGATTTTACGGATCGTAAAAAGCGAAAACCCGAAGAGACCGGCCAGTGATAAACAGATTGTAGAGGAATTGGCGCGATTTCAAATCCAGACAGCACGGCGAACAGTTGCCAAGTACAGGGAAATCCTAGGAATTCCTCCGTCTAGCAAGAGAAAGAAAAAATACTGA
- a CDS encoding KdsC family phosphatase translates to MDETPDILKEKLQKIKLIVFDVDGVLTDGRITFGSREIEIKSFHVRDGHGIKIAKRSGLNIAFVTGRSSEVVGKRAEDLGIERVYQGMWDKRPALAELMKDLQLLPEEIAVVGDDIVDIPLMRRVGVSFTVPEASEEVQREATVVTQHGGGRGAAREIVETILKAQNKWEQAMARYYE, encoded by the coding sequence ATGGATGAGACTCCGGACATTCTCAAAGAAAAACTACAGAAGATTAAGTTGATCGTTTTCGATGTCGACGGGGTGCTCACAGATGGCCGCATCACTTTCGGTAGCCGCGAGATCGAGATAAAATCCTTTCATGTAAGAGACGGACATGGTATAAAGATTGCTAAGAGAAGTGGTCTCAACATCGCTTTTGTCACAGGAAGAAGTTCTGAGGTAGTGGGCAAAAGGGCCGAGGACCTCGGAATCGAGCGCGTTTACCAAGGTATGTGGGATAAAAGACCAGCCTTGGCTGAACTCATGAAAGATCTGCAACTCCTTCCTGAAGAAATCGCGGTGGTGGGCGACGATATCGTCGATATCCCACTTATGAGACGAGTAGGAGTAAGCTTCACCGTACCCGAGGCATCGGAAGAGGTTCAGCGCGAAGCGACGGTTGTAACACAACATGGCGGCGGCCGAGGCGCTGCACGGGAAATAGTGGAAACCATTCTTAAAGCCCAGAACAAATGGGAACAGGCAATGGCCAGATATTACGAGTAA
- the hpf gene encoding ribosome hibernation-promoting factor, HPF/YfiA family: protein MQLAVTFRHMEPSEALKGYVQERTGRLVKYIDKPLEAQVTLTVNKFRQIVDVVINANGIRIAGQESHDDMYAAVDLVMEKIERQVKKYREKIRRHKPTPGKELMWRRDTYELESFEDDREPVVVHTDSYFVKPMSIDEAAMQMELSHQDFLVFNNASTQMVNVLYRRKDGNYGLIVPQSS from the coding sequence ATGCAACTTGCAGTCACATTCAGGCACATGGAGCCCTCTGAGGCGCTCAAAGGTTATGTTCAGGAGAGGACCGGAAGGCTTGTCAAGTACATCGATAAGCCACTGGAAGCCCAGGTTACCCTTACGGTCAACAAATTCCGGCAAATCGTTGATGTGGTAATCAATGCGAATGGTATACGGATAGCGGGACAGGAATCACACGACGACATGTATGCAGCCGTCGATCTCGTCATGGAAAAGATCGAGCGGCAGGTTAAGAAATATCGTGAAAAGATACGGCGCCACAAACCAACTCCCGGTAAAGAGCTCATGTGGCGAAGAGACACGTACGAACTTGAGAGTTTTGAAGACGATCGCGAACCGGTTGTTGTCCATACGGACAGCTATTTCGTAAAACCTATGTCCATAGATGAAGCAGCCATGCAAATGGAACTGTCACACCAGGATTTTCTGGTATTCAATAATGCTTCGACTCAGATGGTCAATGTGTTATATAGAAGGAAAGATGGAAATTACGGTTTAATTGTCCCTCAGAGTTCATAA
- a CDS encoding glycerate kinase type-2 family protein, whose translation MKNMKNMRNDALAIFNASLEAVDPEKAVHKYLKREGDLLRVPGESAVDLRDYEEVLVVGAGKASAAMAKAVGEILYDRRVRGVICVKYGHELELDRIDVIQAGHPVPDEEGTLAAREIMRLASEATARHLIISCISGGGSALLPAPPPGISLDEKQYLTKRLLEVGADIHEMNSVRKHLSLVKGGRLMKAAFPARVINLMLSDVVGDDPGVIASGPFAPDNSTFQDALRILQKYDMMKDAPESVLSWLKRGVSRELPDTPKSGDPIFSQVTNIIVGSNIQALIAGKHAAEALGYNTLILSSSVQGNTAEAALLHGAIAREISASENPVSPPACILSGGETTVQVRGPGKGGRNQEFALLLIEAAAQIPNSLFFSAGTDGTDGPTDAAGALVESSSLERARLLHLYPEHFLARNDSYHFFSSLGDLIKTGPTRTNVMDVRIVLVR comes from the coding sequence ATGAAAAACATGAAAAACATGAGAAATGATGCACTGGCCATCTTTAATGCAAGCCTTGAAGCCGTCGATCCTGAGAAGGCGGTTCACAAATACCTGAAGCGAGAAGGCGATCTGCTTCGAGTGCCTGGGGAATCGGCAGTCGATCTGCGCGATTATGAAGAAGTGCTGGTGGTGGGAGCAGGAAAAGCAAGCGCGGCAATGGCGAAAGCTGTTGGCGAAATCCTGTATGACAGACGCGTCCGTGGAGTCATTTGTGTAAAATATGGCCACGAACTGGAACTCGATAGAATTGATGTGATTCAGGCGGGCCATCCCGTTCCGGACGAGGAAGGAACGCTTGCAGCACGAGAAATCATGCGCCTTGCTTCTGAAGCAACGGCACGACATCTTATCATTTCCTGTATTTCTGGCGGCGGTTCGGCTCTGCTTCCGGCGCCTCCACCGGGAATCAGTCTTGATGAAAAGCAGTATTTGACGAAGCGACTGCTTGAAGTTGGGGCGGACATTCATGAGATGAACTCGGTCCGTAAACATCTTTCGCTTGTGAAAGGCGGCCGGCTCATGAAGGCGGCTTTTCCTGCACGAGTCATCAATCTTATGTTATCTGATGTTGTGGGTGACGATCCGGGAGTGATTGCTTCAGGCCCCTTTGCGCCAGATAACTCTACTTTTCAGGATGCCCTGAGGATTCTGCAAAAATACGATATGATGAAAGATGCTCCTGAATCTGTTCTTTCATGGCTGAAACGAGGTGTTTCCAGGGAACTGCCTGATACGCCGAAATCGGGCGATCCCATTTTCTCCCAAGTGACGAACATCATCGTGGGGAGTAACATTCAAGCGCTCATTGCCGGAAAGCACGCTGCTGAAGCCTTGGGTTACAATACTCTGATCCTCTCCTCTTCTGTACAGGGGAATACGGCTGAAGCAGCCCTTTTGCATGGGGCAATCGCAAGGGAGATCAGTGCTTCGGAAAATCCTGTTTCGCCTCCTGCCTGCATTCTCAGCGGCGGAGAAACCACGGTTCAGGTGAGAGGACCCGGCAAAGGAGGCCGTAATCAGGAATTTGCCCTTTTGCTGATTGAGGCTGCCGCGCAGATTCCGAACAGTCTATTCTTTTCCGCCGGAACCGATGGGACTGACGGCCCAACCGATGCAGCGGGAGCTCTAGTGGAATCTTCTTCCTTGGAGAGGGCGCGGCTCCTGCATCTTTATCCGGAACATTTTCTGGCACGGAACGACTCATATCATTTTTTCAGTTCTCTGGGAGACCTGATCAAGACAGGTCCCACCAGGACCAATGTAATGGATGTTCGAATCGTGCTGGTCAGATGA
- a CDS encoding CTP synthase, with protein sequence MYKSTKFIFVTGGVLSSLGKGLSAASIGALLECRGLTVTLLKMDPYINVDPGTMNPFQHGEVFVTDDGAETDLDLGHYERFTHATLRQKNNFTTGQIYDSVIQKERRGEYLGATVQVIPHITDEIKANVRSLGNGVDVAIVEVGGTVGDIESLPFLEAIRQLRADLGPQNVLYIHLTLLPYVKASGEVKTKPTQHSVKALREVGIQPDILICRTEKQITRDVKEKIALFCNVRPEEVIAAEDVDCIYELPLKFHEEGLDQKIVELLNIWTRAPRLEDWKSFVHNVKSLKSEVVIGIVGKYVDLHESYKSLNEALFAGGVHNHASVDLKFIDSEAIEKHGITDQFDDVHGILVPGGFGSRGIEGKIEAVKYARNNRIPFFGICLGMQMAVVEFARNVCGMKNANSTEFDQFTPYPVIDLMDEQRSITDKGGTMRLGAYDCVLTKDSLCQKIYQKDVISERHRHRYEFNNKYRSALAEKGLKAGGTSPDQKLVELVEYQDHPWFVGCQFHPEFKSRPMDPHPLFASYIKACVEYRNKKAKSKTESTRLEVVRTSKSRTGKSSAKTRLQQT encoded by the coding sequence ATGTACAAGAGCACAAAATTCATATTTGTTACAGGGGGAGTGCTTTCTTCACTGGGAAAAGGACTGTCCGCTGCGAGCATCGGGGCACTGCTGGAATGTCGCGGCCTGACCGTCACTCTCTTGAAGATGGATCCCTACATCAACGTAGATCCCGGAACTATGAACCCATTCCAACACGGAGAGGTGTTCGTAACGGATGATGGTGCAGAAACGGATCTGGATCTGGGGCATTACGAACGATTCACCCACGCCACCCTTCGTCAGAAGAATAACTTCACCACAGGCCAGATCTACGATTCCGTGATCCAGAAGGAACGCAGAGGCGAATATCTCGGGGCCACGGTTCAGGTAATTCCTCACATCACCGATGAAATCAAGGCAAATGTCCGCAGTCTTGGAAACGGTGTGGATGTCGCAATCGTAGAGGTTGGCGGCACTGTGGGAGATATCGAGAGCCTTCCTTTTCTGGAAGCTATCAGACAGCTCCGAGCAGATCTCGGCCCTCAGAATGTGCTGTACATTCACCTGACTCTACTCCCGTACGTAAAAGCCTCCGGTGAAGTTAAGACAAAGCCTACCCAGCACAGTGTCAAGGCACTCAGGGAAGTCGGCATTCAACCGGATATCCTGATCTGTCGCACTGAAAAGCAGATTACCAGGGACGTAAAAGAAAAAATTGCTCTTTTCTGTAATGTGAGACCCGAAGAGGTAATTGCCGCGGAAGATGTGGACTGCATCTACGAGTTGCCTCTGAAATTCCACGAGGAAGGTCTCGACCAGAAAATTGTGGAGCTCCTCAATATCTGGACCAGGGCGCCGAGGTTGGAAGACTGGAAATCCTTTGTTCACAATGTAAAATCCCTCAAGTCCGAAGTTGTCATTGGAATCGTGGGCAAATACGTGGACTTGCATGAATCGTATAAAAGCTTGAATGAAGCACTTTTTGCAGGTGGAGTTCACAATCACGCTTCAGTGGATTTGAAGTTCATCGATTCTGAGGCTATCGAAAAACACGGAATTACCGACCAGTTCGACGATGTGCACGGAATCCTCGTGCCGGGAGGATTCGGTTCAAGAGGAATAGAGGGCAAGATCGAAGCTGTGAAATACGCCAGGAACAACCGTATCCCCTTCTTCGGGATTTGCCTCGGAATGCAGATGGCGGTCGTAGAATTCGCTCGAAACGTATGCGGGATGAAAAACGCCAATTCGACGGAATTCGATCAATTTACTCCCTATCCGGTCATCGATCTCATGGACGAACAACGGTCGATTACGGACAAGGGCGGAACCATGCGTTTGGGAGCCTATGACTGTGTTCTTACCAAGGACAGTCTGTGTCAAAAAATTTATCAGAAAGATGTCATAAGTGAGCGACATCGACATAGATATGAATTTAACAATAAATATCGGAGCGCTCTTGCAGAAAAAGGCTTGAAAGCGGGCGGCACGTCTCCGGATCAAAAACTTGTCGAGCTTGTGGAATATCAGGACCATCCCTGGTTCGTCGGTTGCCAGTTTCATCCTGAATTCAAGTCCCGGCCGATGGATCCTCATCCTCTGTTTGCTTCATACATCAAAGCATGTGTGGAGTACAGGAACAAGAAAGCCAAAAGCAAAACTGAATCGACCAGACTTGAAGTGGTGAGGACCTCGAAATCCCGGACAGGAAAATCTTCCGCGAAAACGAGGCTTCAACAAACGTGA
- a CDS encoding LptA/OstA family protein, translating into MSTGGYWRQFLLCFFVILAVLGFSTSAGSETHPSEASDQPMEIKSMKLTAKKTSTGQELVFEGRVTVTQGNLVLTCDRLVVIYDQKTKTVSAEIDRKAKNPVMDQKDPGTLKSAIAYGNVKVVQNELMAVAGKGIFDNLKKTITLTDNPRLSRGKDWVTANTIVIHVSDNSMEMIGEEKNGVKATINTNPSKLEKEK; encoded by the coding sequence GTGAGCACAGGCGGATATTGGAGACAGTTCCTGTTGTGCTTCTTTGTCATTTTGGCCGTACTCGGTTTTTCCACGAGTGCCGGATCGGAAACTCATCCATCGGAAGCGTCGGATCAGCCCATGGAAATCAAATCCATGAAGCTGACCGCAAAGAAGACTTCCACCGGACAGGAACTGGTGTTCGAGGGACGAGTCACCGTCACTCAAGGAAATCTCGTCTTAACCTGTGATCGTTTGGTTGTGATTTACGATCAGAAGACTAAAACAGTATCGGCAGAGATCGATCGTAAAGCCAAGAATCCTGTAATGGATCAGAAAGATCCGGGAACCCTGAAGAGCGCCATCGCTTACGGCAATGTGAAAGTAGTCCAAAACGAGTTGATGGCCGTAGCAGGAAAAGGAATCTTTGACAACCTCAAGAAGACTATTACTCTCACCGATAACCCGAGACTCTCGAGAGGCAAGGATTGGGTTACCGCGAATACGATCGTTATTCATGTGAGTGATAATAGTATGGAAATGATAGGCGAGGAGAAAAACGGGGTCAAAGCGACGATCAACACGAATCCGTCGAAACTGGAAAAGGAAAAGTAG
- the lptC gene encoding LPS export ABC transporter periplasmic protein LptC encodes MNHKEIERWHRRRNIKRAAQFLVLAAVLLLVTGYSASRYFHSDTDDFSVNSDPNAGITIKKFTYSSPGAHPWELEAASAMVAESLDKINLHKPRVVYHGGKGGKIFLIADTGDLDKQRQTVLARGNVTVKYEDLEFAADNINYSQEKQTAQTQSEVSLKGADFQATGKGLKMHIQEEEITIENDVRARLFNVKWTDTNKVTM; translated from the coding sequence ATGAATCACAAAGAGATCGAGCGCTGGCACAGGCGCAGAAACATAAAGAGAGCTGCTCAATTTCTCGTTCTTGCGGCGGTTTTGCTGCTGGTAACCGGGTATTCCGCGTCGCGATACTTTCACTCAGACACCGATGATTTCTCTGTCAATTCCGATCCAAATGCCGGAATCACCATAAAGAAATTCACGTACTCTTCTCCCGGCGCACATCCATGGGAATTGGAAGCCGCGAGCGCAATGGTTGCCGAATCACTCGACAAGATAAATCTGCACAAGCCCAGAGTCGTGTATCACGGCGGCAAAGGTGGCAAAATCTTCCTGATTGCAGACACCGGAGATCTGGACAAACAGCGACAAACGGTTCTTGCCCGCGGCAATGTCACGGTTAAATATGAAGACCTGGAGTTTGCTGCCGACAACATCAACTATTCCCAGGAGAAGCAGACAGCGCAGACACAATCGGAAGTGTCTCTGAAAGGTGCGGATTTCCAGGCTACTGGTAAAGGCCTGAAGATGCATATTCAGGAAGAGGAAATCACTATCGAGAACGATGTAAGAGCCCGTTTATTCAACGTGAAGTGGACTGACACCAATAAGGTGACGATGTGA
- a CDS encoding phosphoribosylaminoimidazolesuccinocarboxamide synthase has protein sequence MIPRAVKETELPTLSLKGRGKVRDVYDFGDKLLIISTDRISAFDVILPDPIPDKGKVLNSLSVFWMEKTRSICSNHLISANPSSYPVECKPHAEMLAGRSMLVTKAKTFPVECVVRGYIIGSGWKDYQATGGICGISLPAGLKQAEKLPEPIFTPSTKAELGEHDENISFAKVIDLVGQEDAQWLRDKTIELYLFGSRWAEERGIIIADTKFEFGATDDERILVDECMTPDSSRFWPVEQYSTGISPPSLDKQFVRDYLETLDWNKQPPAPSLPDEITSKTRQKYLDIYRILTGSELPTS, from the coding sequence ATGATTCCACGCGCAGTTAAAGAAACCGAATTGCCGACATTGTCTCTTAAAGGTCGGGGCAAAGTCCGAGACGTCTACGATTTCGGCGACAAGCTGCTGATAATCTCGACTGACAGAATTTCCGCTTTCGACGTGATTTTACCGGATCCTATTCCGGATAAAGGCAAGGTCCTCAATTCTCTGAGCGTTTTTTGGATGGAGAAGACCAGATCTATCTGCTCGAATCATCTGATCTCGGCGAATCCTTCATCTTACCCTGTCGAGTGCAAACCTCATGCAGAAATGCTTGCGGGTCGCAGTATGCTGGTAACCAAAGCAAAAACCTTTCCCGTGGAGTGCGTGGTGAGGGGGTACATCATCGGGAGCGGCTGGAAGGATTACCAGGCTACGGGCGGAATTTGCGGGATTTCTCTGCCGGCAGGTCTGAAGCAAGCGGAAAAGCTCCCTGAACCGATCTTTACTCCTTCCACCAAAGCGGAGTTGGGTGAACATGACGAGAACATCTCTTTCGCCAAGGTCATCGATTTGGTGGGACAGGAAGATGCCCAGTGGCTCAGGGACAAAACCATAGAATTATACCTCTTCGGCTCCCGATGGGCCGAAGAACGGGGCATCATTATTGCCGACACGAAATTCGAATTCGGCGCGACCGATGATGAACGGATTCTGGTGGACGAATGTATGACTCCGGATTCGTCACGATTTTGGCCTGTGGAACAGTATTCAACAGGAATTTCCCCACCTTCTCTGGACAAGCAGTTCGTTCGGGATTATCTGGAAACCCTCGACTGGAACAAACAGCCGCCCGCGCCATCGTTGCCTGATGAAATCACGAGTAAGACCAGGCAGAAATATCTGGATATCTATCGTATTCTCACAGGGAGCGAACTGCCGACGTCATGA